Proteins encoded by one window of Haliotis asinina isolate JCU_RB_2024 chromosome 6, JCU_Hal_asi_v2, whole genome shotgun sequence:
- the LOC137286831 gene encoding toll-like receptor 4, translating into MASTVILLVASVNASIVSGCLFRHDDVYGGTYADCANTNVSHIPSGLPVSTTSLNLSKNNIVVLNFPVYPSLDNLKCLDLSSNRLSKLDSGTFRGTRNLQELYLNDNRLMLDSTTYPNDVFLPLQQLEKLHLHNNDPRLEGVYPENAIGKLQSVKELKIDTFQLPIFGSGFANMTNLKTLIFGFTGCKIQALRNDTLRSFRHSSIEDLDFVNCPFTDLDKMAFIHLRKLKNLILSNAVQVTPKEAVTAMYGLSYLNMTSVYFDRIYPFSDLHYGNLDRRILTKAILENLKDVCVKLFSMKSNKILWIDTSILKPDSRFSNCIEHIDLSDNHLLGDRMLIFSLSFAPRILFVNVSNHFRKNELISRMPNFAFSTPSPTLRFSFPPTLKSLCIHGTLSDIGKLNGKIVILNAVSLRRFIFAFNGLEAFQYGVYGLENLTEFDLSGNSFGQMKPNTMTYFPSLEILKMSEIGFDKRFLLDHGNEVFRPLIRLKTIVLSYNDLTVMDRKIFSDNPLTSIDLSFNRFETVPFDLATIPSLRDLDLSFNSLPGLSDSEMTLVDERAARHNFSLNLNGNLLSCGCKRIGFVMWLFSTEATVKSLDDYICVLDNGHTESPSYVYNHYEEIWRRCSGPFWLSVCVSGFATLFFLFTLAYIINRKKTLLFNILLRLFGFVNVAKPLKRVDFPNDAYIGYSDVDYQYVCHTVREHLEDRHGVKLFLKDRDTIPGGQIADDIISGIDSSWKTVLVLTQSFIEDQWCRFIVNRIVYSSTRMPVGSVLLVLFEDVRRGDISPALLNVVEETHIFSVGKYVDYQGRLWRDVSQCIMNETEA; encoded by the coding sequence ATGGCCTCAACTGTGATTCTTCTGGTAGCTTCTGTAAATGCCTCTATCGTCAGTGGATGCCTTTTCCGTCATGACGACGTATATGGAGGGACATATGCTGACTGTGCTAACACCAATGTTTCTCACATTCCATCAGGTTTGCCTGTTTCCACAACATCACTAAATCTAAGTAAAAACAATATCGTCGTTTTGAATTTCCCAGTCTACCCGTCGTTGGATAATCTCAAATGCTTGGATCTATCAAGCAACAGATTATCAAAACTTGACAGTGGCACATTTAGAGGAACACGAAATCTCCAGGAATTATATTTAAATGATAACAGACTGATGCTGGATTCCACCACCTACCCAAATGATGTTTTTCTTCCGCTTCAGCAGCTTGAGAAGCTTCATCTACACAACAACGATCCTCGCCTTGAAGGTGTCTATCCTGAGAATGCCATTGGAAAACTCCAAAGTGTAAAGGAATTAAAAATTGACACATTTCAACTTCCCATTTTCGGATCTGGTTTTGCAAACATGACAAATCTAAAAACGCTTATCTTTGGTTTTACTGGCTGTAAAATTCAGGCCCTAAGAAATGACACACTCAGATCATTTCGGCACAGTAGCATTGAAGACCTTGACTTTGTGAACTGCCCCTTCACGGATCTAGACAAAATGGCTTTCATACATCTTAGGAAACTTAAAAATCTTATCCTTTCTAACGCTGTGCAGGTTACACCAAAAGAAGCAGTGACTGCTATGTATGGTCTCAGTTACCTCAACATGACGTCAGTTTACTTTGATCGTATATATCCATTTAGCGACTTACACTACGGCAACCTGGATCGAAGGATCCTGACGAAGGCCATACTAGAAAACCTGAAAGACGTGTGCGTAAAATTATTTTCTATGAAGAGTAACAAGATACTGTGGATTGACACCTCTATTTTAAAGCCTGATTCTCGTTTCTCCAACTGTATTGAACATATTGATTTGTCTGATAATCACTTATTAGGGGATAGGATGTTAATATTCAGTTTATCCTTTGCGCCACGTATTTTGTTTGTCAACGTTTCAAACCATTTCAGGAAAAACGAGCTGATTTCGAGGATGCCAAATTTCGCATTTTCTACACCATCACCAACTTTACGGTTCTCGTTTCCCCCAACTTTAAAATCCCTGTGCATCCACGGTACATTAAGTGACATAGGGAAGTTGAATGGTAAAATCGTGATTTTAAATGCAGTATCGCTCCGGAGatttatctttgctttcaaTGGACTTGAAGCATTCCAGTATGGTGTTTATGGCTTAGAAAACCTTACAGAGTTTGACCTTTCGGGAAATTCCTTCGGTCAAATGAAACCCAACACTATGACCTACTTCCCAAGCCTTGAAATTCTGAAGATGTCTGAAATAGGATTTGACAAACGTTTCCTTTTAGATCATGGAAATGAAGTTTTCCGTCCCTTAATTAGGTTAAAAACTATCGTTCTCAGTTACAATGACCTCACAGTCATGGATCGGAAGATATTTTCTGATAATCCGCTAACCAGTATCGATCTATCATTCAATCGCTTTGAGACTGTTCCATTCGACCTGGCAACCATACCTTCCCTtcgtgaccttgacctcagcTTCAACTCTCTCCCTGGTCTATCAGACTCAGAGATGACCCTTGTTGATGAGCGGGCAGCCAGACATAACTTTTCGCTGAACCTGAATGGCAACCTTCTGTCTTGTGGCTGTAAACGTATTGGCTTTGTGATGTGGCTTTTCTCAACAGAGGCAACCGTGAAAAGCCTAGACGACTATATCTGCGTGCTAGATAATGGACACACTGAGTCTCCGTCGTATGTTTATAATCACTACGAAGAAATATGGAGACGTTGTTCGGGTCCATTTTGGCTCTCTGTTTGCGTTTCGGGTTTTGCAACACTGTTCTTCTTATTTACTCTCGCGTATATAATAAATCGAAAGAAGACTCTCcttttcaacattttattgcggttgtttggttttgtaaatGTTGCAAAACCATTGAAACGGGTTGACTTCCCGAATGACGCCTACATCGGTTACAGCGACGTCGATTACCAGTATGTCTGTCACACCGTGAGAGAACATCTGGAAGACAGACACGGAGTCAAACTCTTCCTGAAGGACAGAGACACCATCCCTGGAGGACAAATAGCCGACGACATCATTAGCGGAATAGATTCCAGTTGGAAGACGGTCCTCGTTCTCACCCAGTCTTTTATTGAGGACCAGTGGTGCCGCTTCATCGTGAATCGTATTGTGTATTCCTCCACCAGAATGCCAGTTGGTAGTGTCCTGCTTGTGTTGTTTGAGGACGTCAGACGAGGGGACATTTCGCCGGCCCTGTTGAACGTTGTGGAGGAAACACATATCTTCAGTGTGGGGAAATATGTGGACTACCAGGGCAGACTTTGGAGAGACGTTAGTCAATGTATCATGAATGAAACGGAAGCTTAG